In the genome of Palaemon carinicauda isolate YSFRI2023 chromosome 20, ASM3689809v2, whole genome shotgun sequence, one region contains:
- the LOC137660092 gene encoding uncharacterized protein → MIYLRKSYKVLRETLNMDRSLYEEILKPLLVEDPTPAINWMKQQKLLRAELKCPHCSILMKWTKRSSIQDKYVWKCQVKECSKYKHYESIRKDSFFYRSKLSLQKWIEGIFYWCQELSVLQTVQLLNVSKVTVIDMFSFFREICLKHFERNPIKLGGPGTTVQIDESCFSHKPKHHRGRSPQNPLWVFGIVDPTSSPSLGYMEIVDSRNAETLLPIIRKVVMPGTIIHSDQWKAYRNIERDLGYTHHTVNHSVNFVDRTTGVHTQAVESYWNKHKIRIKRMIGCKREFLNSYLHEFMWSERNKNDKFHRFCETIARQYYFN, encoded by the coding sequence ATGATATACCTCAGAAAGTCGTATAAAGTCTTGAGAGAAACCCTTAACATGGACCGTTCTCTGTATGAAGAAATTCTTAAGCCACTGTTGGTTGAGGACCCGACTCCTGCAATTAACTGGATGAAGCAGCAGAAACTTTTGAGAGCTGAACTAAAATGCCCTCATTGTAGCATTTTAATGAAGTGGACAAAACGTTCTTCAATACAAGACAAATATGTCTGGAAGTGCCAAGTTAAGGAATGCAGTAAATATAAGCACTACGAATCAATTCGCAAAGATTCGTTTTTTTATCGCTCAAAGCTTTCTTTACAAAAGTGGATTGAAGGAATCTTCTACTGGTGTCAGGAACTGAGTGTTTTGCAGACCGTACAGTTATTGAATGTTTCAAAAGTGACAGTTATTGACATGTTCAGCTTTTTTCGTGAAATTTGCTTGAAACATTTTGAAAGGAACCCTATCAAGCTTGGTGGACCAGGCACAACGGTACAAATTGATGAATCTTGTTTTAGCCATAAACCAAAGCACCATAGAGGACGTTCTCCCCAGAATCCACTATGGGTATTTGGAATAGTAGATCCTACTTCATCACCATCCCTGGGTTATATGGAGATTGTTGATTCGCGCAATGCCGAAACACTGTTGCCGATAATTAGGAAAGTAGTTATGCCTGGAACAATTATTCACAGTGATCAATGGAAAGCATACAGGAACATTGAAAGGGACCTTGGATATACGCATCATACAGTTAACCACTCCGTGAATTTTGTTGACAGGACTACAGGCGTTCATACACAAGCAGTAGAGAGCTACTGgaacaaacacaaaataagaataaaacggaTGATAGGATGTAAACGAGAATTTTTGAACTCTTATTTGCATGAATTCATGTGGAGCGAACGTAACAAGAACgacaagtttcatagattttgtgaaactatagcaagacagtattattttaattaa